One genomic region from Microcoleus sp. FACHB-672 encodes:
- a CDS encoding GAF domain-containing protein: protein MAINPYPAESPRGKVPIDLKRRHLRRRISPSHTWGEHEEKLTTSQQLASEPLFEALSKSGADIAITELFHRLSCNDSATPQAEIQAWTKGWVECLQFLGHIDPETGKQLQQISHEHPHTLTRTPQQPDNPLLYQAQRLHQITSNIHQSLDETEVRQAIVQQLCSLLGADCAGLILYNRQAQTLAVVATYYRAEAIGAPISPGETPEGLTLRLGSGLDRDTCWKHHSPWIAQDVDTAEISEVERLLLQASGLHSTLMVPIVYEGNLLGSVYISQYTSCRLWSAAEMQLAELVAQQAALALNHARLYSESQRQAQREQALNRIAHRIRTCLDIDITINTALAELLQLTQADLMIFVVPHPHNPSSLQITHQACRNQVSQPQRQHSSDTWLEVGTTIEFKGGGQYCSNSLSGQVVNVVPNTQTALLDERERALFQQMQIGALLDTAICYQDTLLGHILAIKQQPYDWTEDDTAAVEALANQLAIAITQAQLYKRTQQQAEEAKAWGRQLAKNLEEKTQLIASLHATQAQLVHREKMSSLGQLVAGVAHEINNPINFIYGNIPYINNYTDDLLELVCRYQNAFPNPPAALAEFESQIDIEFIQSDLGKILNSMSKGAERVREIVLTLRNFARLDEAEKKAVDVHEGLESTLILLNNRLHGIEIVRQYGEIPRVDCYPGQLNQVFMNLLCNAIDAIKEAQKAGLKSAKTEDLEPAKQVSIGQLSIRTELISNAESCLADILPDSTNLQEHRLAQNKVRIRIRDTGTGIAPEHQAKIFDPFFTTKPVGTGTGLGLSIAYKIVVHKHQGKLWCESTVGGGTEFFIELPLRQ, encoded by the coding sequence ATGGCGATTAACCCTTATCCGGCTGAATCCCCTAGAGGTAAAGTACCTATTGACCTTAAACGACGCCACTTAAGGCGAAGGATTTCACCTTCCCACACATGGGGAGAGCATGAAGAAAAATTAACAACCAGCCAACAATTGGCGAGTGAGCCACTTTTTGAAGCCCTATCAAAGAGTGGAGCAGACATTGCCATCACAGAACTATTTCACCGGCTCTCCTGTAACGATAGCGCAACCCCCCAAGCCGAGATCCAAGCTTGGACGAAAGGCTGGGTTGAATGTCTGCAATTTCTGGGCCATATCGACCCGGAAACAGGCAAACAATTGCAGCAAATTTCTCACGAACACCCACACACCCTAACTCGCACCCCCCAACAACCTGACAACCCGCTACTTTATCAAGCACAGCGCTTACACCAAATTACCAGCAACATCCATCAGTCCCTAGACGAAACCGAGGTGCGTCAGGCAATTGTGCAACAGTTGTGCAGCCTTTTAGGTGCAGACTGTGCCGGCTTAATTCTCTACAACCGGCAAGCCCAAACCCTCGCCGTCGTCGCCACCTATTACCGGGCAGAAGCCATCGGCGCACCCATTTCTCCAGGCGAAACCCCAGAGGGTCTCACCCTGCGGCTAGGATCGGGCTTAGATCGCGATACCTGCTGGAAACACCACTCACCTTGGATCGCTCAGGACGTAGACACCGCCGAAATTTCAGAAGTTGAGCGCCTGCTGTTGCAAGCCTCCGGACTCCACTCAACCTTAATGGTGCCCATCGTCTATGAGGGAAATTTACTGGGCAGCGTTTACATTAGCCAGTACACTTCTTGCCGACTGTGGAGTGCTGCAGAAATGCAACTGGCTGAATTGGTAGCCCAACAAGCTGCCCTTGCTCTCAACCACGCCCGCCTTTACAGTGAATCCCAGCGACAAGCCCAGCGCGAGCAAGCGCTGAATCGCATCGCCCATCGGATTCGTACCTGTTTAGATATCGACATCACGATTAACACTGCCCTAGCCGAGCTGCTACAGCTCACTCAAGCGGATTTAATGATTTTTGTCGTCCCGCACCCCCATAACCCCAGCAGCCTGCAAATCACCCACCAAGCTTGCCGAAACCAAGTATCCCAGCCGCAGCGTCAGCACTCTAGTGATACGTGGCTAGAAGTCGGTACAACCATTGAATTTAAGGGCGGGGGCCAGTATTGTAGCAACAGTTTATCTGGCCAAGTCGTGAACGTGGTTCCCAATACCCAAACAGCCCTGTTGGATGAGCGGGAACGCGCACTGTTCCAGCAGATGCAAATAGGAGCGTTGCTAGATACGGCTATTTGCTATCAGGACACCTTGCTGGGCCACATCTTGGCCATCAAACAGCAACCCTACGATTGGACGGAAGATGACACAGCGGCAGTGGAAGCGCTGGCGAATCAACTTGCCATTGCTATTACCCAAGCCCAACTGTACAAACGCACCCAGCAACAAGCCGAGGAAGCCAAAGCTTGGGGCCGGCAGCTTGCTAAAAACCTTGAGGAAAAAACCCAATTAATTGCCTCTTTACACGCCACCCAGGCACAACTGGTTCATCGAGAAAAAATGTCTTCCTTGGGGCAACTGGTTGCCGGTGTTGCTCACGAGATCAATAACCCAATTAATTTTATTTACGGTAATATCCCGTATATCAACAACTACACTGACGACCTTCTGGAGTTAGTTTGCCGCTATCAAAACGCATTTCCCAACCCACCGGCAGCCCTTGCTGAGTTTGAGTCCCAAATTGATATTGAATTTATTCAATCGGATCTGGGCAAAATTCTCAATTCCATGAGCAAAGGGGCTGAGCGAGTGCGAGAAATCGTCCTCACCTTACGCAACTTTGCCCGTCTAGACGAAGCGGAAAAGAAGGCCGTCGATGTCCATGAAGGGTTGGAAAGTACCTTAATCTTGCTAAACAACCGCCTGCATGGCATAGAAATTGTGCGACAGTACGGCGAGATTCCTCGTGTTGATTGTTATCCAGGCCAGCTCAATCAAGTGTTTATGAATCTTCTTTGTAACGCTATTGATGCGATCAAAGAAGCGCAAAAAGCCGGTTTGAAGTCTGCCAAAACAGAGGACTTAGAGCCGGCCAAACAGGTCTCTATCGGACAGCTAAGCATTCGTACAGAGTTGATCTCCAACGCCGAATCCTGTCTGGCTGATATCCTACCGGACTCAACCAATCTGCAAGAACATCGCCTCGCACAGAACAAGGTGCGAATCCGAATTCGAGACACCGGCACAGGCATTGCCCCCGAACACCAAGCCAAAATTTTTGATCCCTTTTTCACCACCAAGCCGGTGGGCACCGGCACGGGTTTGGGCTTATCCATCGCCTACAAAATCGTGGTACACAAACATCAGGGAAAACTCTGGTGTGAATCAACTGTTGGGGGCGGGACAGAATTCTTCATTGAATTACCGCTGCGGCAGTAA
- a CDS encoding histidinol-phosphate transaminase — protein MLPFIRSDLSKLRAYTPHPGGSAGEPVQSSIDRLDTNECPYDLPDELKQKLAFTFERLIESNRYPDGSYAAIKEAIAEYVSESVGFIETAKIASANISVGNGSDELIRSLLIATCVGGEGSILVANPTFSMYGILAQTLGIPVVSVGRSEANFEIDLAAAQKAIEQTQNPPIRAVFVVHPNSPTANALTPAEIDWLKSLPANILVVIDEAYFEFSQTTLVGELPQRPNWVILRTFSKAFRLATHRVGYAVAHPEVISALEKVRLPYNLPSFTQVAVEVALTNRQQLLGIIPQILDERSRLIKAFNQVPQLQVWPSNANFIYLRLKDAGDMDAALSHLIQQLKTQGTLIRHTGGGIRITVGTPEENTRTLQRLQAIL, from the coding sequence ATGCTGCCCTTCATCCGTTCAGATTTAAGCAAACTCCGCGCCTACACGCCCCACCCAGGCGGCAGTGCCGGTGAACCCGTTCAGTCCTCGATTGATCGGTTGGACACCAACGAATGCCCCTACGACTTGCCCGACGAACTCAAACAAAAGCTAGCATTCACCTTTGAGCGGCTGATCGAATCCAATCGCTATCCCGATGGCAGCTATGCTGCGATTAAAGAAGCGATTGCCGAATATGTCAGCGAATCTGTCGGGTTCATTGAAACCGCTAAAATTGCGTCAGCCAATATTTCCGTAGGCAATGGCTCGGATGAACTCATTCGCTCTTTGTTAATTGCCACCTGTGTAGGGGGAGAAGGCTCGATTTTAGTCGCTAACCCCACCTTCTCCATGTACGGGATTTTGGCGCAAACCCTAGGCATTCCAGTCGTATCTGTTGGGCGATCTGAAGCGAATTTTGAAATCGACTTGGCAGCAGCTCAAAAGGCGATTGAACAAACGCAAAATCCACCAATTCGCGCGGTGTTTGTCGTCCATCCCAATTCCCCCACCGCCAACGCCTTAACCCCAGCAGAAATCGACTGGCTCAAGAGTTTGCCGGCGAATATCTTGGTGGTTATTGACGAGGCGTATTTTGAATTCAGTCAGACAACCCTTGTGGGAGAATTACCCCAGCGACCAAACTGGGTAATTTTACGCACCTTCTCCAAAGCCTTCCGCTTAGCCACCCATCGAGTCGGTTATGCGGTTGCCCATCCGGAAGTGATCAGCGCCCTCGAAAAAGTCCGCTTGCCTTACAACTTGCCTAGTTTTACTCAAGTTGCAGTCGAAGTTGCCCTGACGAACCGGCAACAGCTCTTAGGCATAATTCCCCAAATTTTAGACGAGCGCAGCCGGTTAATTAAAGCCTTCAACCAAGTCCCACAACTGCAAGTTTGGCCCAGTAACGCTAACTTCATTTACCTGCGTCTCAAAGATGCCGGTGACATGGATGCAGCCCTCAGCCACCTGATCCAGCAACTCAAAACTCAAGGAACCCTAATCCGTCATACCGGCGGCGGCATTCGTATCACTGTTGGCACCCCTGAAGAGAATACGCGCACACTTCAGCGGTTGCAAGCGATTTTGTAG
- the modB gene encoding molybdate ABC transporter permease subunit, translating to MSVQFSILSSLRLSLQVALLATVFVALIGGLIGYLLARHNIQERREKKKRRFGFPPSNFLLFVFEALITLPLTLPPTVVGFYLLVLFGRNGFVGRPLYAITGWSLVFTWQGAVVAAAVMALPLMVKTTRAALESVDPIYLQAAQTLGQSEWQVFWRVWLPLAWKGIFAGIVLSFARALGEFGATLMIAGNIPGATQTMPMAIYEAATAGNERLALILVVILSLISLMVVSLTNYLEQRHAQ from the coding sequence ATGAGTGTTCAATTTTCAATTCTCAGTTCTTTGCGCTTGTCGTTGCAGGTGGCACTTTTGGCAACAGTTTTTGTGGCGCTCATTGGGGGACTTATCGGTTACTTATTGGCGCGGCATAATATACAAGAAAGAAGAGAAAAGAAGAAAAGGCGGTTTGGATTTCCCCCTTCTAATTTTTTGCTGTTTGTGTTTGAAGCCTTGATAACTCTACCGCTGACGTTACCCCCAACGGTTGTGGGCTTTTATTTATTAGTTTTATTTGGGCGCAATGGGTTTGTAGGCCGACCTCTTTATGCAATAACCGGCTGGAGTTTGGTTTTTACCTGGCAAGGCGCTGTAGTGGCGGCGGCGGTGATGGCACTGCCGTTGATGGTGAAAACAACGCGGGCGGCTCTGGAAAGTGTAGATCCCATTTATTTACAAGCGGCTCAAACTTTGGGCCAATCTGAATGGCAAGTTTTTTGGCGGGTTTGGCTGCCTTTGGCGTGGAAGGGTATCTTTGCAGGGATTGTTCTCAGTTTTGCGCGGGCTTTGGGGGAATTTGGCGCGACACTGATGATTGCCGGCAACATTCCAGGGGCTACACAAACGATGCCAATGGCGATTTATGAGGCTGCAACTGCCGGCAATGAGCGGCTGGCGTTGATTTTAGTGGTAATTCTCAGTTTGATTTCCTTAATGGTTGTCTCGCTCACCAATTATTTGGAACAACGCCACGCACAATAG
- a CDS encoding GNAT family N-acetyltransferase — protein sequence MNPCFSSPTHGQPGRSGTAADQTRFIIRAAQSPDLISLAEILTDSFHSRAGLMGCVYPFLRMGIYEDIRHRLRTAGRHYVCLVALDPAVGESTDAPPHIVGTVEMTLRSSYSWQCKSFQYPYLSNLAVQRSARRQGVARQLLTACEGKALEWGFPDLYLHVLENNNQARRLYFKAGYRLQQVDAGLNSWLLGQPRRILLRKRLETSD from the coding sequence GTGAACCCTTGCTTTTCTTCCCCGACGCATGGCCAGCCAGGACGCTCCGGCACCGCCGCCGATCAGACGCGTTTCATTATCCGTGCCGCCCAGTCCCCGGATCTGATAAGCTTAGCTGAAATTTTGACGGATAGCTTTCACTCTCGCGCCGGTTTGATGGGCTGCGTCTATCCGTTTTTGCGTATGGGTATTTATGAGGATATACGACACCGGCTTCGCACAGCCGGACGTCACTACGTCTGCTTAGTGGCGCTCGATCCCGCTGTGGGAGAATCAACAGATGCCCCTCCTCACATTGTCGGCACGGTAGAGATGACCCTGCGCTCTTCCTATTCTTGGCAGTGCAAATCTTTTCAATATCCTTACTTGTCAAACTTGGCAGTGCAAAGATCTGCTCGCCGGCAAGGAGTGGCGCGGCAATTGCTGACTGCCTGTGAAGGCAAGGCTTTAGAATGGGGATTTCCAGACCTTTACCTCCATGTTTTAGAAAATAACAACCAGGCGCGACGGCTTTACTTCAAGGCCGGTTATCGGCTACAACAAGTTGATGCCGGCTTGAATTCTTGGTTACTCGGTCAACCTAGACGAATTTTGTTACGCAAGCGCCTAGAAACCAGCGATTAA
- a CDS encoding TonB family protein encodes MTSTDPTEPPNWRRHTDPPALWVGVSLGSVFVHLLVFWLARSLSLPVLVKSGDEPIAIDLFVEIPETEAPKASPQQKATPSARPQAPAKAIPAPVNKSAVSSASDNTALLPAPAKSPTASNGGVNKPAPTPTPTPKPAPTPTPIPKPAATATPIPKPASAPTPEPTPTPTPTPTPTPTPTPTPEPTPTPTPTPEPAPTPTPEPAPTPTPTPEPAPTPTPEPTPTPTPEPTPEPTPTPEPTPEPTPEPTPIPTPEPEPTGPATSSEELPPVPPPRDNPTETAQQPETSEPAGEPEPSEGDAAGVRVSVVGVSQANPDKDLPDAGREAKPMRFSDEFPDLAYPPQIDKIALGQEVTLYVMVSAAGRPEVIQVRQGSQSPAYDQWAENLMAQWEFEPAYQGGQPVAGELEVRLRIDPL; translated from the coding sequence ATGACTTCAACTGATCCAACTGAGCCACCGAACTGGCGCAGACACACCGATCCACCGGCACTCTGGGTGGGGGTGTCTCTGGGTTCTGTTTTTGTGCATCTGCTCGTTTTCTGGTTGGCACGCTCTCTCAGCTTGCCGGTTCTTGTTAAGTCGGGGGATGAGCCAATTGCAATTGATCTGTTTGTGGAGATTCCAGAAACAGAAGCACCTAAAGCATCGCCTCAGCAAAAGGCGACGCCATCGGCACGCCCACAAGCGCCGGCAAAAGCAATTCCGGCACCAGTAAATAAATCGGCTGTTTCTTCTGCTTCAGATAACACGGCGCTGCTGCCGGCACCAGCTAAGTCGCCGACGGCTTCTAACGGGGGCGTTAATAAGCCGGCACCCACTCCAACACCAACTCCTAAGCCGGCACCCACTCCAACGCCAATTCCTAAGCCGGCAGCTACAGCGACGCCAATTCCCAAGCCGGCATCCGCACCAACGCCAGAACCGACACCCACGCCAACTCCAACACCCACGCCAACTCCAACACCCACGCCAACGCCAGAACCGACTCCCACACCCACACCCACACCAGAACCGGCTCCCACACCCACACCAGAACCGGCTCCCACACCCACGCCCACGCCAGAACCGGCTCCCACACCCACGCCTGAACCGACTCCCACACCCACGCCTGAACCGACTCCCGAACCCACACCCACGCCTGAACCGACCCCGGAACCAACTCCGGAACCCACACCCATACCCACGCCAGAACCCGAACCGACTGGGCCGGCAACCTCTAGCGAAGAGTTGCCACCCGTACCGCCGCCAAGGGACAATCCCACAGAAACAGCTCAGCAGCCGGAGACATCGGAGCCGGCAGGGGAACCGGAACCTTCAGAGGGTGACGCTGCGGGGGTTAGAGTCAGTGTTGTGGGGGTTAGCCAAGCGAACCCAGACAAGGATCTTCCTGATGCCGGTCGAGAAGCCAAACCCATGAGGTTTTCTGACGAGTTTCCTGACTTGGCCTATCCGCCGCAAATTGATAAAATCGCTCTTGGTCAGGAGGTCACCTTGTATGTGATGGTGAGTGCTGCAGGAAGACCTGAAGTCATACAGGTGCGGCAAGGCAGTCAATCACCGGCTTATGATCAGTGGGCGGAAAACCTGATGGCACAATGGGAATTTGAGCCGGCATACCAAGGCGGTCAACCCGTTGCCGGTGAGCTGGAGGTGCGGCTTAGAATTGACCCACTGTAG
- a CDS encoding response regulator, with product MTSQGNSKTKILVVDDEPDNLDLLYRTFHEEYQVLRAESGPAALDILATAGDIAVIISDQRMPLMSGTEFLSLTATQYPDVIRIILTGYTDVEDLVEAINSGKVFKYVTKPWDAEQLLALVRQAVDTHNVLKARTRELCRTLRQESLLNAVTNTIRSRTNYRQILQTIVETVGQMFEVSCCILRPVHDDQLAAESFIYQKDENGRRRDEKGNSHSSSTLPASSLSQTVWDTRDVEVMNDVLADERFSETEEGRERAAIYQAANIRSSLVVPLFCRLDFMAVLALHEFGTPRVWQDDEVQMVIMVADQAAFALAQARAYEQVRALAKREALINTITTAIRSSLNPQDIFAAITHQLGQALHADGCALSLWTEEDEYVQCVGLYDSLQDTYHKETLEGSHQPTNPFYRLGTSHLPSENTQVGNNGAPAASSNAKGAQNSPTPSSLLPRSVVPIRGNPVLLQLLVTQQPVVVSDLETKPELNVFDMPLRSPARALLVVPLISDGQIIGSISLRQTHTARQWEASEIELAQAVAAQAAIAVQQARLYQKTRQQAERLLELDRLKTEFFQNISHEFRTPLTLMIGPLESVVAHQGDLPYEQAAIALRNSRRLLRLVNQLLDLQRIDAGRMQPTFRPCDLVDFVNQTVDSFRPYCDKKGVGVYTHLSECSSVYLDLEKFDKVLYNLLSNAMKFTPKGGSIIVTLQRAGDHCLLQVKDTGVGIRSDQIPHLFERFRQAEGSASRSYEGSGLGLALVKELVELHGGQISVESVYRQGATFTIWLPIGTAHLPPEQIIEVPTGVLPSRAAVELADVEFEQETHDLLELNEELKEATRKTSASPTQPSVPAQGGLPKAQQSVLFVDDNPDLRTYVSGILKQKGYHVILARNGAEGFSLAKEQHPDLIVTDLMMPLVSGLDMIRMIREEEGLKGIPIILLTAKVNEDTRLEGVEGGADGYLAKPFNDRELLASVRNLLALKENERRIQELNTYLTESVLRRFLPPSMVIKAAAGELLLDLRPEPRLITILFSDIVGFTQLANTLRSRRVAEVLNEYLAEMTRAVFDSGGTVDKFVGDAVMALFGAPEELTPNEQVRRAVAAARQMQHHLAILNRRWQEQGLVGAQGVAPIQFRCGIHQGTAVVGMFGGADRADYTAIGPSVNISARLQEAADPGSILVSAAVADYLDEEEITKFRPLKLKGIDETVLTFVVNSPE from the coding sequence ATGACATCCCAAGGAAACAGTAAAACTAAAATACTGGTTGTCGATGACGAACCAGATAACCTGGATCTGCTTTACCGCACCTTCCATGAGGAATACCAAGTGCTGAGGGCAGAAAGTGGGCCGGCGGCGCTGGATATTCTCGCCACAGCCGGTGATATTGCTGTGATCATTTCCGATCAGCGGATGCCCCTGATGAGCGGAACTGAATTCCTCAGCCTCACCGCAACCCAGTATCCGGATGTGATCCGAATTATTCTCACCGGCTACACCGATGTGGAAGATTTGGTGGAAGCAATTAACTCCGGTAAGGTGTTCAAATACGTTACCAAGCCCTGGGATGCTGAACAGCTTCTAGCCCTTGTGAGACAAGCCGTAGATACTCACAATGTACTAAAAGCTCGCACACGAGAACTTTGCCGCACGCTCCGTCAAGAATCACTGCTCAATGCAGTCACCAATACTATTCGTTCTCGCACTAACTACCGGCAGATTCTCCAGACGATCGTAGAAACCGTTGGCCAAATGTTTGAGGTCAGCTGCTGCATCCTGCGTCCGGTTCATGATGACCAACTAGCAGCCGAGTCCTTTATCTATCAAAAGGATGAAAACGGCAGGAGGAGGGATGAAAAAGGCAATTCTCATTCGTCTTCTACCCTTCCTGCTTCATCCTTATCCCAGACAGTTTGGGACACCCGCGATGTCGAGGTGATGAATGATGTACTAGCAGATGAGCGGTTTAGCGAAACCGAAGAAGGCAGAGAGCGGGCCGCCATTTACCAAGCCGCAAATATTCGCTCTAGCTTAGTTGTCCCGCTATTCTGCCGGCTCGATTTTATGGCAGTGCTGGCATTGCACGAGTTCGGGACGCCGCGTGTGTGGCAGGATGACGAAGTCCAGATGGTGATCATGGTGGCCGACCAAGCTGCCTTTGCGCTGGCCCAAGCACGGGCTTACGAACAGGTACGGGCGCTAGCCAAACGCGAGGCGCTGATCAACACAATCACAACCGCAATTCGCTCCAGCCTCAACCCTCAAGACATTTTTGCCGCCATCACCCACCAGCTGGGGCAAGCCCTTCATGCGGATGGCTGCGCCCTATCTTTGTGGACGGAGGAGGATGAATATGTCCAGTGTGTGGGGTTATACGACTCGTTGCAAGACACGTACCACAAAGAGACCCTGGAAGGTTCACATCAGCCGACAAACCCATTTTACCGGCTGGGAACGTCACACTTGCCCTCAGAAAATACCCAAGTCGGTAACAACGGAGCGCCAGCGGCTTCTAGCAACGCCAAGGGCGCACAAAACTCCCCTACACCCTCATCGTTGCTGCCCCGGTCTGTCGTGCCTATTCGGGGCAATCCTGTGCTGCTCCAGCTGCTAGTGACACAACAGCCGGTGGTGGTCAGCGATCTGGAAACCAAGCCAGAACTGAATGTATTCGATATGCCGCTGAGATCGCCGGCACGGGCGCTGTTAGTGGTGCCCCTGATCTCAGACGGGCAAATCATTGGCAGTATTTCTCTGCGCCAAACTCACACAGCCAGACAGTGGGAGGCATCAGAAATTGAGCTGGCGCAGGCAGTGGCGGCGCAGGCGGCGATCGCAGTGCAGCAAGCCCGACTTTATCAAAAAACACGACAGCAGGCAGAACGACTACTGGAACTTGACCGGCTCAAAACCGAGTTTTTCCAAAATATTTCTCACGAGTTCCGCACGCCGCTGACGCTGATGATTGGGCCGCTAGAATCGGTGGTGGCCCATCAGGGAGATTTACCCTATGAGCAGGCAGCGATCGCGCTGCGAAATTCCCGTCGTTTGTTGCGACTGGTGAACCAACTGCTAGATTTACAGCGCATTGATGCCGGTCGGATGCAACCGACATTCCGCCCCTGCGATTTAGTGGATTTTGTTAACCAAACCGTGGATTCGTTCCGCCCTTATTGTGACAAAAAGGGAGTAGGGGTTTACACGCATCTGAGCGAGTGTTCCTCAGTCTACTTAGATTTAGAAAAATTCGATAAGGTACTCTACAATTTACTGTCCAATGCGATGAAGTTTACGCCGAAAGGCGGCAGTATTATTGTTACCTTGCAACGGGCTGGGGATCATTGTCTTTTGCAAGTAAAAGATACCGGCGTTGGCATTCGATCTGACCAGATTCCTCACTTGTTTGAGCGCTTCCGTCAGGCAGAAGGATCGGCAAGCCGGTCTTATGAGGGCAGCGGTTTGGGTTTGGCTTTGGTTAAAGAACTGGTTGAACTCCACGGGGGCCAAATTTCGGTTGAATCGGTTTACCGGCAAGGGGCGACTTTCACGATTTGGCTGCCAATCGGAACGGCTCACCTGCCTCCTGAACAAATCATTGAAGTGCCTACCGGGGTGCTGCCTTCTCGCGCTGCAGTCGAGTTAGCAGATGTGGAGTTTGAGCAAGAAACTCATGACTTATTAGAGTTAAATGAAGAGTTAAAAGAAGCCACTCGCAAGACTTCTGCATCGCCAACGCAACCATCCGTGCCGGCACAAGGCGGACTCCCGAAAGCTCAACAGTCGGTTTTATTTGTCGATGACAATCCTGATCTGCGTACCTATGTTTCTGGCATTCTCAAGCAAAAAGGCTATCACGTTATTCTGGCTCGCAATGGAGCGGAGGGATTCTCGCTAGCAAAAGAACAGCATCCTGACCTAATTGTGACGGATTTGATGATGCCTTTGGTGTCGGGTTTGGATATGATTCGCATGATTCGAGAAGAGGAGGGTTTAAAAGGAATCCCGATCATTTTGCTGACTGCAAAAGTTAATGAAGACACTCGTCTTGAAGGTGTGGAAGGAGGCGCGGATGGCTATTTAGCAAAGCCGTTTAATGATCGCGAACTGCTGGCATCTGTGCGAAATCTCTTGGCACTCAAGGAAAATGAGCGCCGGATACAAGAACTCAATACCTATCTAACCGAGTCTGTGTTGCGTCGGTTTTTGCCGCCTTCTATGGTGATTAAAGCGGCTGCCGGTGAACTGTTGCTCGATCTGCGCCCAGAACCCCGTTTAATCACGATTTTGTTTAGTGACATTGTGGGGTTCACCCAGTTAGCTAATACATTGCGCTCTCGCCGGGTGGCAGAAGTGCTTAATGAATATTTAGCAGAAATGACGCGAGCGGTGTTTGATAGCGGCGGTACGGTGGATAAGTTTGTGGGAGATGCTGTGATGGCTTTATTTGGCGCACCGGAGGAACTAACCCCGAATGAACAGGTGCGGCGGGCGGTGGCGGCAGCGCGGCAAATGCAGCATCATTTAGCAATCCTAAACCGGCGCTGGCAAGAGCAAGGTTTAGTAGGGGCGCAAGGTGTGGCACCTATTCAGTTCCGCTGTGGCATTCATCAGGGCACGGCTGTGGTGGGAATGTTCGGTGGGGCAGATCGAGCGGATTATACGGCGATTGGCCCTTCGGTGAATATCTCGGCACGATTGCAAGAGGCGGCAGATCCAGGGAGTATTTTGGTTTCAGCAGCAGTTGCAGATTATCTAGATGAGGAGGAAATTACAAAATTCCGCCCACTTAAATTGAAGGGAATTGATGAAACGGTTCTCACTTTTGTGGTGAATTCGCCGGAGTGA